A DNA window from Acidobacteriota bacterium contains the following coding sequences:
- a CDS encoding GAF domain-containing protein yields the protein MATDDHSAGSDKPGLENRARHFAELTRRFHRMILRLATRETRRGTERKRVFGYITEQVSRALQVDRTGVWLFDAEGLRLTCADVFKRPDKRHEDGAILPVHDFPRYFDALRRGRGVDAADSRNDPRTCELSNGYLVPSAIASKLDAPVRLGGNLVGVVCVEQTGSLRAWAREEVDFVCVVADHVAQVISDFDRRKAEADLRLTEARLQSLYEISISPAENTQALLDFALDEAIRLTGSKIGYIYHYDEEARRFSLNSWSQDVMKECSVALSQNIHDLDRTGIWGEAVRQRRPILVNDFNAPNPLKKGYPDGHVKLQRFLTVPILTGDSIVAVVGVANKASDYDAADSRQLTLLMDAVWKIVEHRRTLEALRESEEKYRALHSSLSEGMCQYEIVRDSSGAPVDYRFLEVNPAFETILGVTAPEAVGRLASEFYRTTNPPYLDIYAQVAENGEPAHFEAYFPPLDRHFAVAVFSPRQGRFVTLFQDITERRVAEHKRLELERKFLLAQKMESLGILAGGVAHDFNNLMMAVTGNLELAMLDLGRDSRAFNNIRQALDATQRAASLTRQMLAYAGRGRFVLQPVNLGELFKEKSDLLRASVDRHVRLSLLLDSRVPPIEADPLQMEQVVINLLTNAAEAIGEDDGEITLKTGLRECDDTYLKWSRLEEKPPAGVYVVLEVSDTGCGMNAETRQHLFEPFFSTRLMGRGLGLPAVMGIVRSHMGAIMVDSEPGRGTTVTVLFPPVQAAVHDTAPVDGTGQEATAREGTAQGTILVVESEKMVREVCKRILEYLGYAVIIASSPQEAIEIFKSRRSGIDAVILDFTTPRASSLLVVARMREHQPDVRIILSSDGEEKDTVQGFGGQAHLGFVKKPYQIRSLKATLDRLLSGERAKKPPDKVTAPPK from the coding sequence ATGGCCACGGACGATCACTCCGCAGGTTCGGATAAGCCGGGTTTGGAAAACAGGGCCCGGCATTTCGCCGAGCTGACCCGCCGGTTTCACCGGATGATCCTCCGGCTGGCAACCCGCGAGACGCGACGAGGGACCGAACGGAAACGGGTTTTCGGTTACATCACCGAGCAGGTTTCCCGGGCCCTGCAAGTGGATCGGACCGGGGTCTGGCTCTTTGACGCCGAGGGTTTGCGCCTGACGTGCGCCGACGTTTTCAAACGCCCGGACAAGCGTCACGAAGACGGCGCCATCCTGCCGGTCCACGACTTTCCCCGCTATTTTGATGCCCTGCGCCGCGGCCGGGGGGTCGATGCCGCGGACTCCCGGAACGATCCCCGGACCTGCGAGCTGTCCAACGGCTATCTTGTGCCGTCCGCCATCGCCTCCAAGCTGGATGCCCCGGTCCGCCTGGGCGGGAACCTCGTCGGGGTGGTGTGTGTCGAGCAAACGGGCAGTCTCCGCGCCTGGGCCCGGGAGGAGGTTGACTTCGTCTGCGTCGTGGCGGACCACGTGGCCCAGGTGATCTCCGACTTCGACCGGCGGAAGGCGGAGGCAGACCTCCGGCTCACCGAGGCCCGCCTTCAGAGCCTTTACGAGATCTCTATCTCCCCGGCCGAGAACACCCAGGCCCTCCTGGATTTCGCCCTGGACGAGGCCATCCGCCTCACGGGCAGCAAGATCGGGTACATCTACCATTACGACGAGGAGGCCCGCCGCTTCAGCCTGAATTCCTGGTCGCAGGACGTGATGAAAGAGTGTTCCGTCGCCTTGTCCCAGAACATTCACGACCTCGACCGGACGGGCATCTGGGGAGAGGCTGTCCGTCAGCGGCGGCCGATACTCGTCAACGATTTCAACGCGCCCAATCCTCTCAAGAAGGGTTACCCCGACGGCCACGTCAAACTTCAACGATTCCTGACGGTCCCCATCCTGACCGGTGATTCCATCGTGGCCGTTGTGGGGGTCGCCAACAAGGCGAGCGACTATGACGCCGCCGACTCCCGCCAGCTCACCTTGCTCATGGACGCCGTCTGGAAGATCGTCGAGCACCGTCGAACGCTGGAGGCGCTGCGGGAGAGCGAGGAAAAGTACCGGGCCCTTCACTCCTCCCTCAGTGAGGGGATGTGCCAGTACGAGATCGTTCGCGACAGCTCCGGGGCCCCGGTCGACTACCGGTTCCTCGAGGTGAACCCCGCTTTCGAGACGATCCTCGGGGTGACCGCCCCGGAAGCGGTCGGCCGGCTTGCCTCCGAGTTCTATCGAACGACCAACCCGCCCTACCTGGACATCTATGCCCAGGTCGCCGAAAACGGTGAGCCGGCGCACTTCGAGGCCTATTTCCCCCCGCTGGACCGTCATTTCGCCGTGGCGGTCTTCTCCCCCCGCCAGGGGCGGTTCGTCACCCTCTTCCAGGACATCACCGAACGGCGTGTGGCCGAGCACAAACGCCTCGAACTGGAGAGGAAATTCCTCCTGGCCCAGAAGATGGAGAGCCTCGGCATCCTCGCGGGAGGCGTGGCCCACGACTTCAACAACCTCATGATGGCCGTGACCGGCAACCTCGAACTGGCCATGCTGGACCTCGGCAGGGATTCCCGGGCGTTCAACAACATCCGGCAGGCCCTGGACGCAACCCAACGGGCGGCTTCTCTCACCCGGCAGATGCTCGCCTACGCCGGCAGGGGGCGATTTGTCCTCCAACCGGTCAACCTGGGTGAATTGTTCAAGGAAAAGTCAGACCTGCTCCGGGCATCCGTCGATCGCCACGTACGACTCTCCCTGCTGCTGGACAGCCGGGTCCCCCCCATCGAGGCGGACCCTCTCCAGATGGAACAGGTCGTGATCAACCTCCTCACCAACGCCGCCGAGGCCATCGGCGAGGACGACGGGGAGATCACGCTGAAGACGGGACTGCGGGAGTGCGACGACACCTACCTGAAATGGAGCCGTCTGGAGGAGAAGCCCCCCGCAGGCGTCTACGTCGTCCTCGAGGTCTCCGACACGGGGTGCGGGATGAACGCGGAGACCCGGCAACACCTCTTCGAGCCCTTCTTTTCCACCCGGCTCATGGGCCGGGGGCTGGGACTTCCCGCGGTGATGGGGATCGTTCGCAGCCACATGGGCGCCATCATGGTGGACAGCGAACCCGGCCGGGGGACGACCGTGACGGTCCTGTTCCCCCCGGTCCAGGCGGCGGTTCACGATACCGCCCCGGTTGACGGGACCGGTCAGGAGGCCACCGCACGCGAGGGTACGGCACAGGGGACCATCCTGGTGGTGGAGAGCGAGAAGATGGTCCGTGAGGTCTGCAAACGGATCCTCGAGTACCTCGGCTACGCCGTCATCATCGCGTCCTCACCCCAGGAGGCGATCGAGATCTTCAAAAGCCGCCGTTCCGGGATCGACGCCGTGATCCTCGATTTCACGACGCCCCGGGCCAGCAGCCTCCTGGTCGTTGCCCGGATGCGTGAACATCAGCCGGACGTGCGGATCATCCTGTCCAGTGACGGGGAGGAGAAAGACACCGTCCAGGGTTTCGGGGGGCAGGCCCACCTCGGGTTCGTGAAGAAACCTTACCAGATCCGCAGCCTCAAGGCGACTCTCGACCGCCTTCTCTCCGGCGAAAGGGCGAAGAAACCGCCCGACAAGGTCACCGCGCCCCCGAAATAG
- a CDS encoding M2 family metallopeptidase, with protein sequence MKRFVITSSLVLGVTLAGVSGLFAGEASSGKKVTMEQEFRQFVKDFEARVAPLEKASNLANFDASISGKKEDYDKAADLEIKTSAVYADKETFRKLEAWKKSNAVKDPLLKRQLDVLFLAFKARQLDLADIEALIRQQKVIEEKFNTFRVEVGGRTMTDNAVESTLVDSTDLPELRAVWEGSKKIGALVAADVVKLAKLRNETARKLGFGNFHEMQLILGEQDPREIAALFDELDALTRDTFTAVKKDLDARLAVRLGIDTAELMPWHYQNRFFQEAPKVYAVDLDQYYKGKDVVDLNRRYFAGIGLPLDDILSRSDLYEKDGKYQHAYCTDIDRSGDVRIVCNVKDNFSWMGTMLHESGHAVYDKFIDPGLPWVLRTPAHTFTTEAVAMFFGRLAANPAWLQTMAGISPDERERIVGDCFKSLRLQQLVFSRWAQVMYRFEKALYENPDQDLDALWWALVEKYQMIRKPAGRKAPDWASKIHIATVPAYYHNYQLGELLASQFLNHAARKISKSNDLNSQAFVGDKALGRFFMDSVFKPGARYEWNEMIRRATGEKLSARYFARQFVDAK encoded by the coding sequence ATGAAAAGGTTCGTCATCACCTCGTCGCTGGTGCTCGGCGTCACCCTCGCGGGGGTGTCCGGTCTGTTCGCCGGCGAGGCATCCTCCGGAAAGAAGGTGACCATGGAACAGGAATTCCGTCAATTCGTCAAGGACTTCGAGGCTCGCGTGGCCCCGCTTGAGAAGGCGTCCAACCTTGCCAACTTCGACGCGTCCATCTCCGGGAAGAAGGAAGACTACGACAAGGCCGCGGACCTCGAGATCAAGACGAGCGCGGTCTACGCCGACAAGGAGACCTTCCGGAAGCTCGAGGCCTGGAAGAAGTCGAACGCCGTCAAGGACCCCCTCCTCAAACGCCAGCTGGACGTCCTCTTCCTGGCGTTTAAAGCCCGCCAGCTGGACCTGGCCGACATCGAGGCCCTGATCCGCCAGCAGAAGGTCATCGAGGAGAAGTTCAACACCTTCCGGGTCGAGGTGGGCGGCCGGACGATGACGGACAACGCGGTGGAGTCCACCCTCGTCGACTCCACGGACCTGCCGGAACTGCGCGCCGTCTGGGAGGGTTCCAAGAAGATCGGCGCCCTGGTGGCGGCGGACGTGGTGAAACTGGCCAAGCTCCGCAACGAGACGGCCCGCAAGCTGGGCTTCGGCAATTTCCACGAGATGCAGCTCATCCTCGGCGAGCAGGACCCCAGGGAGATCGCCGCCCTCTTCGACGAACTGGACGCCCTGACCCGCGACACCTTCACCGCCGTCAAGAAGGATCTGGACGCCAGGCTGGCCGTCCGTCTCGGCATCGATACCGCCGAACTGATGCCCTGGCACTACCAGAACCGGTTCTTCCAGGAGGCGCCCAAGGTCTACGCGGTGGACCTGGACCAGTACTACAAGGGCAAGGACGTCGTCGACCTGAACCGGCGGTACTTCGCCGGGATCGGCCTGCCCCTGGACGACATCCTCTCGCGAAGCGACCTCTACGAGAAGGACGGGAAATACCAGCACGCCTACTGCACCGACATCGACCGGAGCGGCGACGTGCGGATCGTGTGCAACGTGAAGGACAATTTCAGCTGGATGGGGACGATGCTCCACGAGTCCGGTCACGCCGTCTACGACAAGTTCATCGACCCGGGTCTTCCCTGGGTGTTGCGGACGCCCGCCCACACCTTCACCACCGAGGCCGTGGCCATGTTCTTCGGGCGCCTGGCCGCCAACCCGGCCTGGCTGCAGACCATGGCGGGGATTTCCCCCGACGAGCGCGAGCGGATCGTCGGAGACTGCTTCAAGTCCCTGCGCCTCCAGCAACTGGTGTTCAGCCGGTGGGCCCAGGTCATGTACCGTTTCGAAAAAGCCCTTTACGAGAACCCGGACCAGGACCTGGACGCCCTCTGGTGGGCCCTGGTGGAAAAATACCAGATGATCCGCAAGCCCGCGGGGCGCAAAGCGCCCGACTGGGCGTCCAAGATCCACATCGCCACGGTGCCGGCCTACTACCACAACTACCAACTGGGAGAGCTGCTCGCCTCGCAGTTCCTCAACCACGCCGCCCGGAAGATCAGCAAATCGAATGACCTGAATTCGCAGGCCTTCGTCGGGGACAAGGCCCTGGGCCGGTTTTTCATGGACAGCGTCTTCAAGCCGGGGGCCCGGTACGAGTGGAACGAGATGATCCGTCGCGCCACCGGGGAAAAACTCAGCGCCAGGTACTTCGCCCGGCAATTCGTCGACGCGAAGTGA